From Domibacillus sp. DTU_2020_1001157_1_SI_ALB_TIR_016, a single genomic window includes:
- a CDS encoding 2-hydroxycarboxylate transporter family protein, whose product MGAERKLETFPSNEQKPSFFQKLNSITVGPVPLPLYVVLATVIYAASVYNQLPPDMIGGFAVIMIMGMLMGDLGMKIPILKDIGGPAILALLVPSILVFFDLINPSATEAVTTLMKTSNFLYLYISVLVAGSILGMNRKVLIQGFTRMFIPLVLGTLASVVAGCLVGMLFGYSIKHTFFYIVVPIIGGGIGEGILPLSLAYAQISGGAAESFVSQMIPAAVIGNIVAVVCAGLMMRLGEKKPELTGNGVLVKSKEGDQISSETTINKPVDFSLMGAGLLIACSFFIFGSFAHLFLGIPGPVLMIVGATLVKIFQVMPARMEQGAYHLYKFVSTSLTWPLMVGLGMLYIPLEDVVKIVTPAYVIVCAAVVISMVATGYFVGKFMKMHPIDAAIVTGCHSGLGGTGDVAILSASNRMSLMPFAQVATRLGGASTVILATLLMKMFG is encoded by the coding sequence ATGGGAGCAGAACGAAAATTGGAAACGTTTCCTTCAAACGAGCAAAAGCCATCTTTTTTTCAAAAATTAAATAGTATTACTGTAGGACCAGTTCCACTGCCGCTTTATGTGGTGCTGGCTACTGTGATTTATGCAGCGTCTGTATACAATCAGCTGCCGCCGGACATGATTGGCGGGTTTGCCGTTATTATGATTATGGGTATGCTGATGGGCGATCTTGGAATGAAAATTCCCATTTTAAAAGACATTGGCGGTCCAGCCATTTTAGCACTTCTTGTTCCATCTATTTTAGTTTTCTTTGATTTAATTAACCCTAGCGCAACAGAAGCTGTTACAACGCTTATGAAAACATCGAACTTTTTATATTTATATATTTCGGTGCTTGTTGCCGGAAGTATTCTTGGGATGAACCGCAAAGTATTGATCCAAGGGTTTACACGCATGTTTATCCCGCTTGTATTAGGGACGCTGGCATCTGTTGTGGCAGGCTGCCTTGTCGGCATGCTGTTTGGCTACAGCATTAAGCATACGTTCTTTTACATTGTTGTGCCAATTATTGGCGGTGGTATTGGCGAAGGTATTCTGCCGTTGTCGCTTGCTTACGCGCAAATTTCTGGCGGTGCAGCTGAATCATTTGTTTCTCAAATGATCCCTGCAGCAGTAATCGGAAATATCGTCGCCGTTGTATGTGCCGGTCTTATGATGCGTCTTGGAGAGAAAAAACCTGAATTAACAGGAAACGGTGTCCTTGTTAAATCAAAAGAAGGGGACCAGATCTCCTCAGAAACAACGATTAACAAACCAGTTGATTTCTCGTTAATGGGTGCGGGACTGTTAATTGCCTGCAGTTTCTTTATCTTCGGAAGCTTTGCCCACTTGTTCCTTGGTATTCCGGGACCTGTATTGATGATTGTCGGGGCAACGTTAGTAAAAATCTTTCAGGTTATGCCGGCACGAATGGAACAAGGCGCTTATCACTTGTACAAATTCGTTTCAACAAGCTTAACATGGCCTTTAATGGTCGGTCTTGGCATGCTGTACATTCCGCTTGAGGATGTAGTGAAAATTGTAACACCGGCTTACGTGATCGTATGTGCAGCCGTTGTCATTTCAATGGTTGCGACAGGCTACTTTGTCGGAAAGTTCATGAAAATGCATCCAATTGATGCAGCAATCGTAACAGGCTGCCACAGCGGTCTTGGCGGAACGGGTGACGTCGCGATTCTCTCAGCTTCAAATCGTATGTCACTGATGCCGTTCGCGCAGGTAGCAACACGCTTAGGCGGCGCCTCTACGGTTATTTTAGCGACATTGCTAATGAAAATGTTTGGTTAA
- a CDS encoding response regulator, translating to MIRVLLVEDEQRVAALHAKYVESISGFSLAASAGTVEEAISVIENQEIDLILLDIFMPGPHGLSLLTYVREKEKEIDVIVISAASDMERVQKAIRYGAVDYLIKPFQFDRFEEALKEYRDKRAFMTQSRQVSQEELDRQLLGRGEQDMPKDIPKGLTKATLNQVWEEIQKIEDAFSTEDIVKRVGISGVSARKYLKFLADIEVLDVRVVYGTVGRPVYQHTRNLSKEYIMKNFL from the coding sequence ATGATACGCGTTTTATTAGTAGAAGACGAACAGCGGGTGGCTGCTCTGCACGCAAAGTATGTAGAAAGCATCAGCGGGTTTTCACTGGCCGCATCGGCTGGAACCGTGGAAGAAGCTATTTCGGTTATAGAAAACCAGGAAATTGATCTTATTCTGCTCGATATTTTCATGCCGGGTCCACACGGATTATCATTGCTTACGTATGTAAGGGAAAAGGAAAAAGAAATAGATGTAATCGTCATATCTGCTGCTTCCGATATGGAACGGGTACAAAAAGCGATTCGCTATGGCGCAGTCGATTATTTAATTAAGCCGTTTCAATTTGACCGGTTTGAAGAAGCATTAAAAGAATATCGTGATAAACGAGCATTTATGACACAATCCCGCCAGGTCAGCCAGGAAGAATTGGACCGCCAGCTGCTTGGCAGGGGAGAACAGGATATGCCGAAGGATATTCCAAAAGGGCTGACGAAAGCTACACTCAATCAAGTGTGGGAAGAGATTCAAAAAATAGAGGATGCTTTTTCAACAGAAGACATTGTTAAAAGAGTTGGCATTTCCGGTGTGTCTGCACGCAAGTATTTAAAGTTTCTCGCAGATATCGAAGTGCTTGATGTAAGGGTGGTTTATGGCACGGTAGGACGCCCGGTTTATCAGCATACACGCAACCTTTCCAAGGAGTATATAATGAAAAACTTTCTGTAA
- the dcuS gene encoding DcuS/MalK family sensor histidine kinase: MRKGRWKLQTVIIAFVCAVVAFSLLVTDILVTKTVTDSVEAGQAEKAQSASRMVAHTPLVAQALTGARSEEDIQDFASDIRRETGVQFVVVMDMNGVRKSHPNPDKIGQPFTGGDEEHVLAGEEYVSIAEGTLGPSVRSFTPVFDPGGKQVGAVAVGISLESVQNAVASSRNNILAGTAAGILAGVLGAVLLARYIKKVLLGLEPFAIARLVEERDAILQSVHEGIIAVDRDSTITLMNRAAMSLFKEGKTESIPLHSLQRVMETEQQEIDKEQRIDGVELLVNSVPIHVDGMLAGAVATYRDKTEVKLLAEQLTGVRLYADALRAQTHEFMNKLHVILGMVQMKSYEELALFIQETVDFKSNEIQMMTEKIKDPVLAGFLVGKLSYARESGASLHLKSDFPIPQPEDPALTHDLITVVGNLIDNAIDAVQKSRKKIIHVAFSYGDDILTVEVADSGTGIEEEKQHLLFQKGFSTKGTGRGIGLSLVQDILAQRDGEFDLLSESGKGTKLTVYIPFQEKGEERKA, encoded by the coding sequence ATGAGAAAAGGGAGATGGAAGCTGCAGACCGTTATTATTGCTTTTGTTTGTGCAGTCGTTGCTTTTTCTCTGCTTGTCACAGATATTTTAGTTACAAAAACCGTTACCGATTCCGTTGAAGCAGGACAAGCAGAAAAAGCGCAAAGTGCATCGCGCATGGTGGCGCATACGCCGCTTGTTGCTCAGGCGCTTACAGGCGCACGAAGCGAAGAGGACATTCAGGACTTTGCTAGCGATATCCGCAGGGAAACCGGTGTTCAGTTTGTTGTTGTCATGGATATGAATGGGGTACGCAAGTCGCATCCAAACCCTGACAAAATCGGCCAGCCCTTTACTGGCGGCGATGAGGAACATGTACTCGCTGGTGAGGAATATGTGTCTATAGCTGAAGGGACACTGGGACCCTCTGTCCGCTCTTTTACCCCTGTCTTCGATCCAGGTGGAAAACAAGTTGGGGCAGTGGCCGTCGGTATTTCATTGGAAAGTGTTCAAAATGCGGTTGCCAGCAGCCGAAACAATATTCTGGCAGGAACAGCTGCTGGTATTTTGGCTGGTGTTCTCGGCGCTGTACTGCTGGCTCGTTACATCAAAAAAGTGCTGCTTGGCCTGGAGCCTTTTGCGATTGCCCGGCTCGTTGAAGAACGTGATGCCATCCTTCAATCCGTGCATGAAGGCATTATCGCAGTGGACCGCGATTCGACGATTACGCTCATGAACAGGGCAGCCATGTCCCTTTTTAAAGAGGGGAAAACAGAATCGATTCCTCTTCATTCTCTGCAGCGCGTAATGGAAACAGAGCAGCAGGAAATTGACAAGGAGCAGCGGATCGACGGGGTTGAGCTTCTCGTAAACAGCGTACCGATTCACGTGGATGGAATGCTTGCCGGAGCAGTTGCTACATACCGTGATAAAACAGAAGTGAAACTGCTGGCTGAGCAGCTGACAGGGGTTCGTTTATACGCAGACGCACTTCGGGCGCAGACACATGAATTCATGAACAAGCTTCATGTAATCCTGGGAATGGTTCAAATGAAGTCGTATGAGGAGCTTGCCTTGTTTATTCAAGAGACGGTTGATTTTAAAAGCAATGAGATTCAAATGATGACAGAAAAAATAAAAGATCCGGTACTGGCCGGCTTTCTCGTCGGCAAGCTAAGCTATGCGCGTGAATCAGGTGCTTCTTTGCACCTGAAAAGCGATTTTCCGATTCCGCAGCCGGAAGATCCAGCGCTTACACATGATTTGATTACGGTCGTTGGCAATTTAATTGATAATGCGATCGACGCGGTACAAAAAAGCCGGAAAAAAATCATTCATGTTGCGTTCAGCTATGGAGATGATATTCTAACAGTCGAAGTCGCCGACTCCGGTACCGGCATTGAAGAAGAAAAACAGCATCTCTTATTTCAAAAAGGGTTTTCGACGAAAGGAACCGGCCGTGGGATTGGGCTGTCACTAGTGCAAGATATTCTTGCCCAGCGGGACGGTGAGTTTGATTTGTTATCAGAATCAGGCAAAGGAACAAAATTAACCGTTTATATACCATTCCAGGAGAAAGGAGAGGAAAGGAAAGCATGA
- a CDS encoding bile acid:sodium symporter family protein — MLRAVNIFLTRWMPLLTPVSVLAGVLLAEWIHSWVFIVPWVFAFMTFTGSLNSNFRMLHHTMTHPFPVFLALVILHMITPLFAWTAGHLLFPDDPLIVTGFTLALVIPTGITSVIWVTMYRGSVPLALVIILLDTILSPIVVPFSMSVLAGSKVEMDVFEMMSGLFWMIVLPSLLGMLVNEWVKSEKASRISQTLSPFSKLSLPLVIAINSAVVAPYLRDIDLKFVQILTAILFVVLCGYLLSWALAVACRQPHETVVTLIYTGGMRNISAGAVIAVNFFPPQAAVPVVVCMLFQQMLAAFHGFLLKRVYPREVRA; from the coding sequence ATGCTTCGAGCAGTGAACATATTTTTAACGCGGTGGATGCCGCTTTTAACACCTGTGAGTGTTCTTGCCGGCGTTTTATTAGCGGAATGGATTCACTCATGGGTTTTTATTGTGCCATGGGTCTTTGCTTTTATGACGTTTACCGGCAGTTTAAATTCAAATTTTCGGATGCTGCATCATACGATGACTCATCCGTTTCCTGTTTTTCTTGCGCTTGTGATTCTTCACATGATTACGCCGCTGTTTGCCTGGACGGCTGGACATCTTTTATTTCCTGATGATCCGCTGATTGTTACAGGCTTTACACTGGCGCTTGTGATTCCGACTGGAATTACAAGTGTGATCTGGGTAACGATGTACCGGGGCAGCGTACCGCTTGCGCTTGTGATTATTTTACTTGATACGATTCTGTCACCCATTGTCGTGCCGTTCAGCATGTCTGTGCTGGCCGGGAGTAAAGTGGAAATGGATGTTTTCGAGATGATGAGCGGGCTGTTTTGGATGATTGTACTGCCGTCTTTGCTTGGCATGCTCGTGAACGAGTGGGTAAAATCAGAAAAAGCAAGCCGGATCAGCCAGACGCTGTCGCCTTTTTCAAAGTTGTCGCTTCCACTCGTTATTGCGATTAACAGTGCTGTGGTCGCCCCTTATTTACGTGATATTGATTTGAAATTTGTTCAGATTCTCACGGCTATTTTATTTGTCGTGTTGTGCGGCTATCTGCTTTCCTGGGCCCTTGCCGTGGCGTGCAGACAGCCGCATGAAACCGTTGTGACGCTTATTTACACAGGCGGTATGCGCAACATCAGCGCAGGTGCCGTCATCGCCGTTAACTTTTTTCCGCCGCAGGCAGCAGTGCCGGTTGTAGTATGCATGCTCTTTCAGCAAATGCTCGCGGCATTTCATGGGTTTCTGCTTAAAAGAGTGTACCCTAGGGAGGTCAGGGCATGA
- a CDS encoding response regulator, whose amino-acid sequence MIKVLLIEDDLMVQEVNKEFINKVDGFEVIGIAGNGREGMELIRRLSPDLIIIDLYMPLMGGLETLHLLRQESIQVDVIVITAASDIDTVRQVIQHGAFDYIMKPFKFERMKQALEHYQSVQNRLSEKGRISQEELDSLLFQKAGGPDEAEQLPKGLNAVTLQKIVSHLQKTDKPLSAEEVAEGVGAARVTVRRYLDYLEKSGKVKIDIQYGVIGRPINRYKLA is encoded by the coding sequence TTGATCAAGGTGCTGCTTATTGAAGATGATTTAATGGTTCAAGAAGTAAACAAGGAGTTTATCAACAAAGTAGACGGATTTGAGGTAATCGGCATTGCGGGCAACGGGAGAGAAGGAATGGAGCTGATCCGCCGCTTGTCTCCAGATCTTATTATTATTGATTTATATATGCCGTTAATGGGCGGGCTTGAGACGCTTCATTTACTGCGGCAGGAAAGCATTCAAGTAGACGTAATCGTGATCACGGCCGCAAGTGATATAGATACCGTCCGCCAGGTGATCCAGCATGGCGCGTTTGATTATATTATGAAGCCGTTTAAATTTGAGCGGATGAAGCAGGCGCTTGAACATTATCAATCTGTTCAAAATCGATTAAGTGAAAAAGGAAGAATCAGCCAGGAAGAGCTTGACAGCCTTTTGTTTCAAAAAGCAGGCGGACCGGATGAAGCGGAGCAGCTTCCGAAAGGGCTGAATGCTGTTACATTGCAAAAAATTGTTTCGCACCTGCAGAAAACGGACAAGCCTTTGTCAGCGGAAGAAGTCGCGGAAGGAGTCGGTGCTGCCCGGGTTACCGTGCGCCGCTACTTAGATTATTTAGAGAAAAGCGGAAAGGTAAAAATTGATATTCAATACGGCGTGATTGGCCGGCCTATCAACCGTTATAAGCTGGCATAA
- a CDS encoding sensor histidine kinase → MVRIPIQWKITGLIIFILLFSFFALGIALTGNYLQTRESELRDRAILTARTVAELPGVPGELASSGSVTEEAVEAVEELRVINGADYIVILNMNRIRLTHPINSQIGKVSEGEDEGPAFAEHAYVSRGKGETGTMIRAFVPIMDASHNQVGVVIAGYKLPEIVDMLLSVKKEIFIATGIALFIALWGAYMMARDIKRQMFQLEPHEIAQLVVERTEAFNAMHEGIIAIDRDEQITIFNHKAKEMLGISGEVIGRKIRDVLPDTYLPEILMLDRPILNKQLHINDRVIVSNRIPIRVKNVTVGAIAIFQDRTQVTKLAEELTGVKAFVSALRVQNHEHMNKLHTIAGLIQLGNREKALEYVFQVSEEQEELTRFLTKNIRDDSVSGLLLSKVSRGKELGVQVTIDRNSSLHTFPPHMDHHDFVLILGNLIENAFDSFEDPKEDNEIYVSIQQTSDIVSLLVEDNGSGIKEEDQPFIFKQGFSTKAYTGRGIGLHLVSEIIAKGSGRIHIESAPGEGTTFSLVFPMKPKKDRGNEI, encoded by the coding sequence ATGGTACGTATTCCAATTCAGTGGAAAATAACAGGGCTGATCATATTTATACTCCTTTTCTCTTTTTTTGCACTTGGCATTGCCCTAACCGGCAATTATCTTCAGACAAGAGAGAGCGAGCTGCGGGACCGGGCCATTTTAACGGCACGCACAGTCGCTGAACTGCCTGGTGTACCGGGCGAACTCGCTTCGTCGGGCAGTGTCACGGAAGAAGCGGTGGAGGCAGTGGAAGAACTGCGGGTAATTAATGGAGCGGATTATATCGTTATTTTAAACATGAACCGTATCAGGCTTACTCATCCGATCAACAGCCAGATTGGTAAGGTATCGGAAGGGGAAGATGAAGGGCCAGCTTTTGCCGAGCATGCATATGTATCCAGAGGAAAAGGTGAAACGGGTACGATGATCCGGGCCTTTGTGCCAATCATGGATGCATCACACAATCAAGTTGGCGTTGTAATCGCAGGATACAAACTGCCGGAAATTGTAGATATGCTGCTGTCTGTAAAAAAAGAGATATTCATTGCGACTGGTATCGCATTGTTTATTGCCCTGTGGGGAGCGTATATGATGGCAAGGGACATCAAGCGGCAAATGTTTCAGCTTGAACCGCATGAAATTGCGCAGCTCGTTGTAGAAAGAACCGAAGCATTCAATGCGATGCATGAAGGAATCATCGCCATTGACAGGGATGAACAGATTACCATCTTTAATCACAAAGCAAAAGAAATGCTTGGTATCAGTGGAGAAGTGATTGGCCGCAAGATCAGGGACGTGCTTCCAGATACCTACTTGCCGGAAATTCTTATGTTGGACCGTCCCATTTTAAATAAGCAGCTGCATATAAACGATAGAGTCATTGTCTCCAATCGGATTCCCATTCGGGTAAAAAACGTTACCGTTGGGGCCATTGCCATCTTCCAGGATCGAACACAGGTTACAAAGCTTGCGGAAGAGCTGACCGGAGTGAAGGCTTTTGTGAGTGCCCTCCGTGTGCAAAACCATGAGCATATGAACAAGCTTCACACGATTGCCGGCTTGATTCAGCTCGGGAACCGGGAAAAAGCGCTGGAATATGTGTTTCAAGTATCGGAGGAGCAGGAAGAATTAACCCGCTTTTTAACAAAGAACATCCGCGATGACAGCGTATCGGGGCTTCTGCTCAGCAAAGTAAGCCGGGGAAAAGAACTTGGGGTTCAGGTGACCATTGACCGAAACAGCTCACTGCATACGTTTCCGCCCCACATGGATCATCATGATTTTGTACTCATACTTGGCAATTTGATTGAAAATGCTTTTGACTCGTTTGAAGATCCTAAAGAAGACAATGAAATTTATGTAAGTATTCAGCAAACAAGTGATATTGTTTCGCTTTTAGTTGAAGACAACGGGTCGGGGATCAAGGAAGAAGATCAGCCATTCATCTTTAAACAGGGCTTTTCAACGAAAGCGTATACAGGAAGAGGGATTGGCCTGCATTTAGTGAGCGAAATCATTGCCAAAGGAAGTGGGCGCATTCATATTGAGTCTGCGCCGGGTGAAGGAACAACCTTTTCTCTTGTATTTCCAATGAAGCCAAAAAAGGATAGGGGGAATGAAATTTGA
- a CDS encoding DctP family TRAP transporter solute-binding subunit, translated as MAKYISFCLFTLLILTGYYFYQYNEAAKTQLLSYDDEQEKIETSITIRFSHVVAENTPKGLTVRKFADLVEEKTKGQVKVEIYPNGILYSDDNEYEALQNGKVEMIAASFPKLIDTVPQWKVLDLPFIFKRESQAEAVFTGQTSKELLSMIQDPQVKGLGFWVNGFKQMTSSQNALLEPDDFRGQTFRVMPGPIIAEQFRLLKADTAVMPFNDVYQALESGQIDGQENTISNIYSKRLYKVQRHLTISNHGYLGYAVMINQEFWDELPKEIQEKITEAMNETTEWNMKKAGQMNAEQLEAIKRTSPITIHSLKAEQQKKWLRLFNPLYQQVENEVGSDLIKRIQFPPDEER; from the coding sequence ATGGCCAAATACATCAGCTTCTGCCTTTTTACTCTCCTTATACTGACCGGCTATTATTTTTACCAATACAATGAAGCTGCCAAAACACAATTGCTTTCATATGATGATGAACAGGAAAAGATCGAGACAAGCATTACGATTCGCTTTTCGCATGTAGTAGCGGAAAACACGCCAAAAGGATTGACAGTTCGGAAATTTGCCGATCTCGTAGAAGAAAAAACAAAAGGCCAGGTGAAAGTTGAAATTTATCCGAACGGTATTCTTTATTCGGATGATAATGAATATGAAGCACTGCAAAACGGAAAAGTAGAAATGATAGCGGCTTCATTTCCGAAGCTCATTGATACTGTTCCCCAATGGAAGGTACTCGATCTTCCGTTTATTTTCAAGCGTGAAAGCCAGGCGGAAGCGGTATTTACCGGACAAACGAGCAAAGAGCTTCTTTCGATGATCCAGGATCCGCAGGTGAAGGGGCTTGGCTTTTGGGTGAACGGATTTAAGCAGATGACCAGCAGCCAAAATGCGCTGCTTGAGCCGGATGATTTTCGCGGCCAGACATTTCGTGTAATGCCAGGTCCAATTATCGCGGAACAGTTTCGTCTTTTGAAAGCGGATACTGCCGTCATGCCGTTCAACGATGTGTATCAGGCGCTTGAATCCGGACAAATTGACGGGCAGGAAAACACGATTTCCAATATTTATTCTAAACGGCTTTATAAAGTACAAAGGCATTTGACGATCAGCAACCACGGCTATCTTGGTTACGCAGTCATGATTAATCAGGAATTCTGGGACGAGCTTCCAAAAGAAATTCAGGAAAAGATCACGGAAGCCATGAACGAAACGACCGAGTGGAACATGAAAAAAGCAGGCCAGATGAATGCGGAGCAGCTTGAAGCAATTAAGCGGACTTCTCCGATTACTATTCATTCCTTGAAAGCCGAACAGCAGAAAAAGTGGCTTCGCCTTTTCAACCCTTTGTATCAACAGGTTGAAAACGAAGTCGGCTCTGACTTAATCAAACGAATTCAATTTCCTCCTGATGAAGAACGCTGA
- a CDS encoding dicarboxylate/amino acid:cation symporter — MKKALNNLTVRVIIGILLGIAVGLAFPAFGEQLKVLADIFIKMIKMVIAPIIFLTVVIGIGSMGDLKKVGRIGGKALLYFEIVTTFALAIGILVVNLLQPGSGFNTGSVDGGDISEYTKGAEESSHSFMDFVLGIVPDNAMAALAGGELLPILFFAIFFGLSLAALGERGKPVVDLFERLTDIFFGIVNMIMKVSPIAAFGAMAYTIGKFGLGSLVSLGQLMLGVYITCALFVIVILGGIAKFYGFNIFKFITYIKEEILLVLGTSSSESALPKLMKKLEDYGCSKPVVGLVVPTGYSFNLDGTSIYLSMAAIFIAQAYGVDLTIWQELTLLGVLMLTSKGAAGVTGSGFITLAATLAAFPMIPVEGIALLLGVDRFMSEARAITNLIGNGVATVVVSKMENEFHPPADLTVTPPPNKMIN, encoded by the coding sequence ATGAAGAAAGCGCTAAATAACTTAACGGTTCGTGTTATCATCGGTATTCTTCTAGGGATCGCGGTAGGCTTGGCTTTTCCTGCTTTCGGGGAGCAGCTGAAAGTACTGGCGGACATTTTTATTAAAATGATTAAAATGGTCATTGCACCGATTATCTTCCTCACAGTTGTCATTGGAATCGGCAGCATGGGTGATTTAAAGAAAGTCGGCCGGATTGGCGGAAAAGCCCTTTTATATTTTGAAATCGTCACCACTTTCGCTTTAGCAATCGGTATCTTAGTCGTCAACCTTCTTCAGCCGGGTTCAGGTTTTAATACTGGTTCTGTAGATGGCGGTGATATTTCTGAATATACAAAAGGAGCAGAAGAATCCAGTCACAGCTTTATGGATTTTGTTCTTGGAATCGTGCCTGACAACGCAATGGCTGCTCTTGCAGGCGGCGAATTGCTGCCAATCTTGTTCTTTGCGATTTTCTTCGGCCTTTCACTGGCCGCTCTTGGAGAGCGCGGCAAACCGGTTGTAGACTTGTTTGAACGCTTAACAGATATTTTCTTTGGAATCGTCAACATGATTATGAAGGTTTCTCCAATCGCTGCATTCGGAGCGATGGCTTACACAATTGGAAAATTTGGACTTGGCTCCCTCGTGTCACTTGGCCAGCTGATGCTGGGTGTATACATTACATGTGCTCTTTTCGTTATCGTCATCTTAGGCGGTATTGCCAAATTCTACGGATTCAACATTTTTAAATTTATCACGTATATTAAAGAGGAAATTTTACTTGTTCTTGGAACATCTTCTTCTGAATCTGCCCTGCCAAAGCTAATGAAAAAGCTTGAAGATTACGGCTGTTCAAAGCCAGTTGTCGGGCTGGTTGTGCCGACTGGCTACTCGTTTAACCTGGATGGCACTTCAATCTATCTTTCTATGGCCGCGATCTTCATCGCCCAGGCTTACGGAGTAGATTTAACGATTTGGCAGGAGCTGACACTGCTTGGCGTATTGATGCTGACTTCTAAAGGCGCGGCCGGCGTAACAGGCTCTGGATTTATTACACTAGCCGCTACACTGGCAGCTTTCCCAATGATTCCAGTGGAAGGAATCGCCCTTCTTCTTGGTGTAGACCGCTTTATGTCTGAAGCACGCGCTATTACAAACTTAATCGGAAATGGCGTAGCAACGGTTGTAGTATCTAAGATGGAAAATGAATTTCATCCGCCGGCTGACCTTACTGTAACACCGCCGCCAAATAAAATGATCAATTAA
- a CDS encoding GNAT family N-acetyltransferase: MLFRKGKLSVRKLEDRDEGRLVKWLSDPVVLEFYEGRDNPFDAEKVRKEFYTDEEGLVRGIIEFDQNEIGYIQYYPLGEKERALYGYEADEVVYGTDQLIGEVHYWNKGVGKVLVKALVEHLIHTKQAQKVVMDPQEWNVRAIRCYEKCGFRKVKLLPEQEWHEGKHHNCWLLEYKK, translated from the coding sequence ATGCTGTTTCGAAAAGGAAAGCTGTCTGTCCGAAAGCTGGAAGACAGAGATGAAGGCCGGCTTGTTAAATGGTTATCAGATCCGGTCGTACTGGAATTTTACGAAGGCAGAGACAACCCGTTTGATGCGGAAAAAGTCCGGAAAGAATTTTACACAGACGAAGAGGGACTGGTTCGCGGCATCATTGAATTTGATCAAAATGAGATCGGTTACATTCAATACTATCCACTTGGAGAAAAAGAAAGAGCGTTATATGGCTATGAAGCAGATGAAGTGGTTTATGGAACAGACCAGCTGATCGGAGAAGTACATTATTGGAACAAGGGTGTTGGCAAAGTGCTTGTTAAAGCACTAGTAGAGCATTTGATCCATACGAAACAGGCACAAAAAGTGGTAATGGATCCGCAGGAATGGAATGTGCGGGCGATCCGCTGCTATGAAAAATGCGGGTTCCGGAAAGTGAAACTGCTGCCAGAGCAGGAATGGCACGAAGGAAAACACCATAATTGCTGGCTGTTAGAATATAAAAAATAA
- a CDS encoding potassium channel protein, translating to MIFFRRLFFKAMHMSSWTLFLTTMSLVLFSSFFMYYIEPETFTSPFDGLWWTMTTVATVGYGDLSPVSVSGKIFAMLLYVFGIGLMTVLIGKAIDTLSARKRLKEEGRLTITREQHIILINWTNRARITLLELLDTFPDICIVIMDETEAKTPFLHERVDFVKGAPASEQTLRQANFLKAKSIMIFSPDHAPNASTADGLTLLIASSIEAAAQRQEQNVYTICEVADSANLSAFSHANVEEFITPNDTAAHLAARSILFNGSSEIIRQLTCSDGYDLYRIENTFGWQTYREAKQALDEKGILLVASRHDLSIMEKLDEYIPQHAPLFIICNEQAYHRL from the coding sequence ATGATTTTTTTCCGAAGACTTTTCTTTAAAGCCATGCACATGAGCAGCTGGACACTTTTTCTCACCACCATGTCCCTTGTGCTGTTCAGCAGCTTTTTTATGTATTATATAGAACCTGAAACGTTCACCTCCCCTTTTGACGGACTATGGTGGACGATGACCACCGTTGCGACAGTCGGCTACGGTGACTTATCGCCAGTATCTGTTTCTGGAAAGATTTTTGCCATGCTGCTGTACGTATTCGGCATTGGCCTCATGACCGTATTGATCGGAAAAGCCATTGACACACTTAGTGCGCGAAAACGATTGAAGGAGGAAGGACGATTGACGATTACACGTGAACAGCACATTATTTTGATTAATTGGACGAACCGGGCACGGATTACTTTACTAGAACTGCTCGACACCTTTCCCGACATCTGCATCGTTATTATGGATGAAACAGAAGCGAAAACGCCTTTCCTCCATGAACGTGTCGATTTTGTTAAAGGGGCTCCAGCTTCTGAGCAAACGCTTCGGCAGGCAAACTTTTTAAAAGCTAAATCCATTATGATTTTTTCACCGGATCATGCGCCGAACGCCTCGACGGCAGACGGCCTGACTCTATTGATCGCTTCAAGTATTGAAGCTGCTGCTCAAAGACAGGAGCAAAATGTGTACACAATTTGCGAAGTGGCGGATTCAGCTAACCTGTCCGCTTTTTCACATGCAAATGTAGAAGAGTTTATTACACCAAATGATACAGCAGCTCATTTAGCTGCACGTTCCATTTTGTTTAACGGATCCAGTGAGATTATCCGTCAGTTAACATGCAGTGATGGATACGATCTTTACCGGATTGAAAATACATTTGGCTGGCAGACGTATCGTGAAGCTAAGCAGGCGTTAGATGAAAAAGGGATTCTTCTTGTCGCCAGCCGCCACGACCTCTCTATTATGGAAAAACTGGACGAGTATATTCCTCAACATGCTCCATTATTTATCATCTGCAATGAACAAGCGTATCACAGGCTTTAA